CATGTCGCCAAACAAGTTCTATGCCATTTCACAAATATACCATTCACTATGATGGTTTGTATATGATTTCTAGTTAGAACATTTGGCAGTTGGTAATCTTTCAGCATTTGTTTTTCAAGCTGTTGATTAAGTAATCCATGAAGCTTAGCTCATAGgttaaatcaacatttcaattcAAACAATTTACCTTTTTCACGAATAAGCAATGGAGTAAGATATTTGGTATAtattaaatcaaaattgaaatccTATTTTCATGACATACTCCTGCTGTGAAAGAGGGCAAGCAGTAATTTAAATGGATTGCAATGGAAATGtggtttttttttaatcttatttagaCCCTTTATTTTGTCCTTTTCATTTCCTGTACCATGTTACTTTTCCTTTATAAACCATActaaatgaagaaaattttcttctcctttctttacCATTAAAACTGAAATCTACGTGAACCTTTTGGATATGATGATAATGTGATGCCAGGCATTCGGCTGGTTCCCTTGTAGCAGTTAACACCTACTTTGAAGCACCTGAGCGCATTGCTGCCCTGATCCTTGTTGCCCCAGCAATTGTAGCCCCACTAGTCACACGTAAAGTTGTTAGAGACAATCAAATTGAGGAAGACAGTTCAAATTCAAATACACACAGCAATCCGTTTATCAGGTTTTTCAACATGTTGTCAAAGCTCTCCAAATTTGTCATTCAAGCTATACTACATTTGGTGAAAGGAATGGGAGAAATGCTCAACTCTTTGTATAAGAAAGCTTTATCAGCACTTCTACAGTCTGCTGTTTCTGTAATGCTGGTAATGAATCCCTCTCCGATTCCGATTGATGCATTCTACAGAATACTCATTAAATTGCCACTTTAATGAGTGCTTCAGGTCTCAATCAAAATATTATGGAagcaaaattaaacttaaaataattttgttcaaaacATTCCTTTGGCATTCAGACCTCATATATTGCAGTGTTCTCTACTAACGGTAACAAGACCTGATAGCACTTTGGGATACACCATGCTCTTATGGAGTTTTCTGCCAACTAGTTGTGTTTTAAAAGAAGGTATTTGAACTAGTTTCAGGATTCATGTTCTCAGGGGTGAGTTGGAAAAGTTTATGGCCACATTTTTTGTTGACAAATTGATGAATAAAACATTCATTCCTTGTGTTCGTGATGGTGACTTAAATTGTTGACAGATAAGGATGGTGATAGATAAATTTGGTATAGCTGCCATTCGGAATTCGTGGTATGATTCAAATCAAATTACTCAGCATGTCTTACATGGCTACACAAAGGTGATTTTACTCTAAAAAGCCAAGACTTTCTAAGTACTGATAATTGAATTGATTGTCCGCTAGATATTTTATTTGCCTTAAAAGAGTGTAACATTTACCTGTGCATCATTTACAGCCACTGAAGGCCAAGGGTTGGGACAAAGCTCTTGTAGAATACACAGCTGCAATGCTTACAGATTCTTCATCTGAATCAAAGCCACCACTGGAAAGCAGACTATCCGAAATATCATGTCCAGGTGATAATATTaactcttttttgtttttgtcatttttgaTTCATTTATTGTCCTGGTCTAATTTCTGCAGCAATATTTCATGGGGAACACAACCTTAACTGTCGTCGTTTTCTAATGGTGAAATCCAGTTCTAATTGTTACCGGTGATCGCGATCGACTTGTCCCTGCTTGGAATTCGGAGAGACTTTCACAAGCCATACCTGGATCTCAACTCGAAGTAATAAAGAATTGTGGGCACTTACCCCAGGAAGAGAAGGCAGAAGAATTTGTTTCTGTTGTTGAGAAGTTTTTGCATAGAGTTTTTGGTGGTTCTATCTGACATCTGAGGTTGGCGGGTTCTCTGTGCTCATAGGTCGCTGTTAGATCGATGCATGGGGATAGAATGTAAATATATAGTAAGTAGTGCCCTTGCCAGGAAAGCATTTAATTTGCATATCACCATGATCTTCATATGCAATTCCTGTAACCAGGCTTCCTATTCATGTATACCATAGCAGTTCAATTATAGAGATAGAAGGTGTTGGCATCAGATTCTCTTGATGAAATAAAATGTTTGCCATGAGAAATACAACAATCTTGCAACATTAAATTTCAAGCATTTTGATAACATTACAAGGTAAGTATACAAGTCTTCTTTGTCAGAAAGGGGGATCAGTTACAAGGGTAAGGCTAGGATATTGTAATCCAGCAGGGACATCAAAGCCTGACATAAAGTCATCGCCGAAGATGACAGCACCGGCTGCTAATGCTCCGGCACCTACCCCCATGCCAAAACCACCTCCACCGGGGCGTCCGGAGGCTGCTCCAGCAGCTGGCATGTTGATATAGCTTGGAGGTACGTGGTCTGTTCTTGGGAGGAAAGTGGGAATGTAACCGACGTTAGAAGGTGGGGGCGGCGGTGGAGGCGTTCGTGGCGGCTGATAACCAGGTCCACTAGCTGATGTATAGATCGGTGCCAGTCTTCCTCCTGATGAACTGGGGCTTGCAGGTGATGGCACAGGGTGGGGGTATGCAGAGTTTGATGGTGGATGATTTTCCGGCAGGCGGAATGGTGCCGGAGGAAACCTTGGAGGATGTGCCTGTGACTGTTCAATGCTCAAGGTGATTTCATAGTTGTGATGATCCCTCTCCCTGAGTCTGAATCCCTCTTCATTACCTACAAAACAGAATTCGGAAATTGATAAGCATTAGGAAATATCCTCAAAGCACCTGTGCGGTGTTCCCTAATTACCTGTATAAGAACTggcttcttccttttcctctgAAACCCGGATTGAAACATCGACAAATCCTTGGGGCTTGCTGGAATTCCTTTTCCGCAGTTGAAAGCTTCCTACTTCTTGAACTGGCTGGGGAACTTCAGAATTCTTCATATACTTGCACAAGAACTCcttaagaacaatagttgcagTCCCCTGGAGCCTTTCCCTGAGAAAGATAGGCTCCCTACTGTAAACTTCAACATGCACTGCCAAATCTTGGAGGCTTGCTTCTGAGTTATCAACCAAAGCTGAAAACTTGGTCTTCCAAACTGGATTGGCATTGCCAGAAGCATCAATCCTGCTGCAGTATTTGTTGTTTGGATCGATCCACCCGATAGCGTACCACTGGAGCTTAAACAGCGTCGACGTACGCCGGAGACCCCGGGCTGAAATCAAGCATACTTCCACCCAGATTTTTCCCATGTTCAGGAAGGTCCACCGTTGctgaaaagaacaagaaatggTGAGAGAGTTTGTTCTTCTTTAGGCAAGGGTGATATAGAAGTCAAGCTGTCTAGCATCAATTAGAAGGCTACCTTACTCTAATCCCAAGGTTATCTATCAGAAGCGGTGGCATGGGGCAAACTTTCTTACCTTTTTTCCTGAGAGAAAATATAAAGTGCTTTACAGATAAGCAGGAATCTGTAAAAGACTACAGTTCTGGGCATGATCCAGCAGTCTCATTGACAATAACTATACACAACATCAAGATTTGGCAGTATTCTATGCTAAACAATACATGAAAATGGGATGCTAAATTCAAGACTCATGACTAATTTAGTAGAATGTTCACACAATTTGATTTAAGGGCTTTAGCTATAGAAAGCACACAGCCACCCAATCCAACAACGTATCAAGCTTTTATTTCTATGCATGgttgattacataaattttagctCATTAGTCATTTTATTTATGACTTCATCTTTTATAAAGCCCTTATAACTCTAGGTAGTGCCACATTAGGAATAATTCTGATTTATGATTTTAagggttctctctctctctctggtggAACTAACAACAGCCGTCGACCAATGCGTTTGACCATCTCATTCCCTTGGCCGCTAGCAGTCTTTGCATACATCATAGTCGTAGATCCCAAAATATCGCTCCCAAATCCACATGCTTCAAAAAGTAACCTGTGGGGGGAGATGTAGGGGAATCATAACAAGGAATAAAGTTGATAAAAGTTGATAGTTCTTAACTTTGTGAGAACCCATATGTACAGACGGTATAAACCTTACAGCAATCTTATATGATAATACATGAGATTGGTTAAATTTACATAACTTGGAAGATTAagtcataaaacaaaattttcaagctCAAGAAAGAGGCAAAGTCTCCTAGCATCACTTAAATAATAATCTGTACAAAATTAACACTTGAAGCTTTGAAAACTAGAAATAGCAAGTCACTGGTGGGGTAGaaatattgaattttctttgtttaattaatttggcgAATCAAAACAACAGGAGCAAATTCACCTCTCCTCCTCCGAGCAAAGGGCTGCTATGTCATAGATGCCTCTACCAGTCATCACTCTGCATTcagaataaatttttaagacACCATAAAGAGTGATTCTCCATATATACAGCTATAGATCACAACTGCAAAAGAACTAGTAATGCATTCGCAGTCAGAGAAACACAAGAAAAACCCTGGTTTTTCTCATCAAATTTAGCCATAGATAATAGATTTGTGTGCATAACACATAACCTGATGCAAATTACTGCATTTTGGAGTATCCTAGAGATAACTTAACAATGCTGTGGCAAAACTGCTATTTGTACCTTAAGTAACGAAACACAAATGGCTGCAAAAATATGAACCGACCTTATGATTCTTTGAACTATCATCCTGCCGATTCCCATTCCTCTCATGGCAGGAAGAACCTGGAAGTTACTGAAGCACAACTACATAAATAGGTGTAGAATGTCGTAGAAACTAATGGTACACAATGTAAAGTGCATAGAAATAAATTTGGAAACAAGAAGCATGAATTACATTACAGTCAATTTTAGATACCGTCAAGAAAAATTATAGGCATGCAGTTGCACATTTATTTGTTAGACACAAAGGAGGAAATTCGATCAGAAATTGAATCTCTCACCACGACATCGTAGATCGAAGCAGTCAATCCACAATCGGAAACCGCTCGGCCAAAGCCGACCAACTCGCCATTTTCCGGCGTAACTGGCGCCACTCTCTGGAGCCAATTACCTCCCACGCTCATCGGTGCTGGAAGCTGCAGCGACGAATCGGGAGCGTTCGAGAAGGAAGAGTAGGAGGCAACGACGTCGGGTTTGGAGAAGACGGAAACGACGACGGAGCTGTGGGAGAGAGCAACGCGGAGCTTGAGGAGGTCGACGGGCTCGACGCAGCCGTCTGAGTCGAGGCGGGGGAAGCGGTGGCACGAGTGGTTGCAGCGGCGGTAAAGGTCCTGGAGGTGGCCAGGGTTCACGTGAGCAGGGTTCGTGGAGATGAATATTGGCGGAGGCGGTGGTCGGAGTGGTCTCTTGTGGTAGCTCCTGGCGATGATGGTCGTCGACGGCGGAAGTTGCCGGATTCCGGACGGAAGATTACCACCGCCTTGTAGCCTTCCCGCGAccgccatctctctctctgtggattTGTTCTGCCCAATCAGCATTATCCTAAACACTTGTGGGCTATTCGGCCCAGTTATATGGGCCTCTTTAGTCATCGTCACTGATTGGGCCATTTTCTcgtttcaaaattttgggtagGCACCGCATGAACAAGTGCCATTTGGGTAAAGTATATAAATTTAagggattatttttttaaatttaaaaagtattgTGAGTACCTTAAAGTTAAAAGTTCAAAACAATTTAATTCTTACCGTCAGCATGACtatcttaaaattttgagaaaaatatcacaaatgcccacagctttctataatcaaagTTGGACCATTGTGATTCCTACGTAACAAATTGGTTATTTTTTGATACCTTTTCATAATCATTATTGTTATTTGATCAaactattatataaatatagtatatatatatatataattttaatttcttaaccaacgttatttaaaaaaattaaaactctctctctctctctctctctctctctatatatatatatatatttgttatgcaGTGGTAATGATCAGTTTATAATTACTCTGTAGGATATTTTAATAAGGGTCAAAGGCGGCCCAATCGTGAAGCCCAAAATTTttgtcatatatataaatatatatatatatattatttttttaataataaatattttatttaaaaaattaaacttataatAAAATCCAACCTTTTGCCttccccatttttcttttcaattttgacCGTTGTCTCTTTCCATTATTACCAATTTTTCCACTTCTCCCccctccatttctctctctctctctctctctctctctctctattcaaCATCTGTATTCTGTGTTCCTagcccctttctctctctctctctctctcgcttcaGCATCTGCGTTCCTAACCTGAGCGGCCTTCCCGCCTCCATaaggtattttttatgtaaCTATGTCTACCTGTAAAGCAGCGCGATTTAATCACAGAATATGTTTGTTTTTATGAGTCTTTTGTGTTTATCAAAATTCGATACTTACTGATACTGTTTAAGATGTTATATAAGCCCTAGATTTGGTGTTTTAATTTGGCAGATTAATCtggtatatatgtttatattttctagctagctagctagggtttTGGGAGGGAGTGGAGCTTGAGTGAGTTCCCTGGAAATGACAGTTTCCGTGGTAGATTAATGATCGAGGTTATTTCTAGGGttttatttgggaattttgggagTCAGAGTATGAAATTTGTGCTGGATACATTCAGTTAGCATTCCATCTATATATACTATACTTCGTAAGCAAGAGCACTAGCTTGCTGCatgtgaatttatttatgatctTTATCTGCTAGTTTAATAGTGTTTAATTATCGATCGTGTAGTGCTTGTGCTCATCGTCATTTTCAGATTCATCAACGTGCGTGTgtgcatctatatatatatatattataacaaaatagccgCCAAATCTTTTTCCCTGCccattttcagtttctattttgatattttattatgttttgtttattttttttcttatccaaaataaaatttttgtagatgattaattaagtctaaatttgtggaaaacatgtaattcttggaatttgtagataattttttttagctgtaaAGTGCTTGAagaatgtgtaagcatggtatatgaagagacaagaattaatctatattattaattcttaaatattaacataaaattttaattaaaataaattacaaaaaaatgaaatttttttaaatcgagataaatcttgagatatcaggtaataccaTTGGATACCGATtaccaagtaatttttttaaaaaataaatttaattttttattttatttttcataatttatttctcattctctctcaataaagccacaacttaaaactctaaaacccttaattagtttcaaaatcatacaaaaaagtacaaatcttatatatatttatgttattacttaattttgaaaaataattagttggtaggttatgttaaattagttatttaggcaaaaattagattattttaaataagtcatttaagtaattttgacaaaattaatattttgtataggctatttatatttatcatatgttgttatattttttttaaaaaatttattatattttatatttttattattgacagcaaaaatatgtgaagtcattatggataattaattttgaaaatttgattattatcatttatataattaattgattatttaaattatctttatttttttatatagtttaattaatttaaatttaatttttataatttaaatgttataattttatatataacttaaatattataattttatttttaactttttattttgttgttttcttaaaattttgacctatcttaaatgtcgtaattgattgaagggaagaatatgtaaagtcatatatggataatcaatttcaaaaattttattattgtcatttatataattaattgattatttaaattatctttattttatatatagttcaattaattaattaattttttttataattttaaatgttataaattttttttttttggttactttcataaaaatttgacatgtcttaaatgtggtaattgattgcaaggaaaaatatgtgaaatcatgtatggataattaattttaaaattttgattattatcatttatataattaattaattttttaaattatctttattttatatatattttaattaatttaaatttattttattaaaattttatatataatttaataaattattatcatttatttaattaatttaaccatattttcttattttcaaccaaTTAGTTTCAACCGTGTTTCTGGTTTgtcaatttaaaagaattttgtataacaatttaattttttagaagtcattccagaattaaaatttttaattaatagttattttttaactttaactTTTCTAAGAGGAATATGTAAAATcgtgtatggataatcaattttgaaaatttgattattattatttatataattcattgattatttaaattatatttattttatatatagtttaattaatttaatttatttgttttttaattttagatgttataattttatatataacctaattgattattatcatttatttaattagtttaaccgGGTTTTcggttttcaatcaattaattttaatcgtgtTTCTGGTTTGTCAATGTGAACAAGTTTTGtgtaacaacttaattttttgaaagtcatCCTAGCATTAAGTTTTccagttaattattattttttaattttaatttttttgttactttatttaaattttaacctatcttaaatgtggctATTAATTGtcaggaaaaatatgtaaaataatgtatagataatcaattttgaaaatttgattattataatttatataattaattaatttaaatttattttttaaataaattgtttaagttattttgacaaaattaatattttgtataggctatttatatttatcatatgttctcatattttttttgaaaaatttattatgttttctatttttattatcgataagaaaaatatgtgaagtaacatatggataattaattttaaaattttgattattatcatttatataattaattgattatttaaaatatctctattttttttatatatagtttaattaaattatttttatatatgtaaagtcatatatagataatcaattttaaaaattttattattgtcttttatataattaattgattatttaaattatttttattttatatatagttcaattaatttatttatttttataattttaaatattataattttttttttgttactttcataaaaatttgacttgccttaaatgtggtaattaattgcaaggaaaaatatgtaaaatcatgtatggataatcaatttcaaaattttgattattatcatttatataattaattaattatttaaattatctttattttatatatattttaattaatttaaatttattttattataattttatatataacttaataaattattatcatttatttaattaatttaaccataTATTCTTATTTTCAACCAATTAGTTTCAACCATGTTTCTAGtttgttaatttaaagaaattttgtataacagtttaattttttagaagtcgtcctagaattaaaattttcaattaatagttattttttaactttaagttttCTAAGAGgcatatgtaaaatcatgtatggataattaattttaaaattttgattattgtcatttatataattaattaattatttaaattatctttattttttatatatatagtttaattaatttaaatttatttttttataattttaaataaaaatattttgtataggctatttatatttatcatatgttgtcatattttttttgaaaaatttattatgttttatatttttattattgacaggagaaatatgtgaagtgacatatagataattaattttaaaattttgattattatcatttatataattaattgattatttaaattatctttatttttttatatctatagtttaattaatttaaatttatttttttataattttaaatgttataaatttatatatagtttaaatattataattttaattttaaattttttttttttgctttcttcaaAATTTGACCTGCCTTGAATATGGTGATTGATTGCGTGGAGGAACATGTAAAGTCATGTTAATGTGAACAGATTTTgtgtaacaatttaattttttagaaatggtCCTAACGTTAAAtttttcagttaatagttattattatttttttttggttgctttctcaaaattttgacttatcttggatgtggtaattgattatcAGGAAGAAAGAtgtaaaatcatgtatagataatcaattttgaa
This genomic stretch from Diospyros lotus cultivar Yz01 chromosome 1, ASM1463336v1, whole genome shotgun sequence harbors:
- the LOC127806679 gene encoding uncharacterized protein LOC127806679; translation: MARGGLTAIQHNVFAAPSLLSTNLPAGKTQAQFPTLERRLGFNYQRVNLDSPSFLASASASGSAAGYSEPLFGEKPKQKKKSIAGIDQDELVDPVHLADPDSCFCEFNGVQIHHKVCAAESPAEIMVQDQTTSQFGLPVILLHGFGASVFSWHRVMKPLAQVTGSKVLAFDRPAFGLTSRVNPYQHSLNSEDTKPLNPYSMIFSVLATLFFVDLLAAEKAILVGHSAGSLVAVNTYFEAPERIAALILVAPAIVAPLVTRKVVRDNQIEEDSSNSNTHSNPFIRFFNMLSKLSKFVIQAILHLVKGMGEMLNSLYKKALSALLQSAVSVMLIRMVIDKFGIAAIRNSWYDSNQITQHVLHGYTKPLKAKGWDKALVEYTAAMLTDSSSESKPPLESRLSEISCPVLIVTGDRDRLVPAWNSERLSQAIPGSQLEVIKNCGHLPQEEKAEEFVSVVEKFLHRVFGGSI
- the LOC127806689 gene encoding uncharacterized protein LOC127806689, translating into MGKIWVEVCLISARGLRRTSTLFKLQWYAIGWIDPNNKYCSRIDASGNANPVWKTKFSALVDNSEASLQDLAVHVEVYSREPIFLRERLQGTATIVLKEFLCKYMKNSEVPQPVQEVGSFQLRKRNSSKPQGFVDVSIRVSEEKEEASSYTGNEEGFRLRERDHHNYEITLSIEQSQAHPPRFPPAPFRLPENHPPSNSAYPHPVPSPASPSSSGGRLAPIYTSASGPGYQPPRTPPPPPPPSNVGYIPTFLPRTDHVPPSYINMPAAGAASGRPGGGGFGMGVGAGALAAGAVIFGDDFMSGFDVPAGLQYPSLTLVTDPPF
- the LOC127794239 gene encoding uncharacterized protein LOC127794239 → MTKEAHITGPNSPQVFRIMLIGQNKSTEREMAVAGRLQGGGNLPSGIRQLPPSTTIIARSYHKRPLRPPPPPIFISTNPAHVNPGHLQDLYRRCNHSCHRFPRLDSDGCVEPVDLLKLRVALSHSSVVVSVFSKPDVVASYSSFSNAPDSSLQLPAPMSVGGNWLQRVAPVTPENGELVGFGRAVSDCGLTASIYDVVVLPAMRGMGIGRMIVQRIIRVMTGRGIYDIAALCSEEERLLFEACGFGSDILGSTTMMYAKTASGQGNEMVKRIGRRLLLVPPEREREPLKS